The genomic interval ACATGCCTAACTGTATTTGGTTAAAATTAAATGATCCGATGCGGTTAAAACACTGCTAGTAAATATCAGCAGTGAGATACATGCTTAAATTATGCCTGGGATACGTCCAGGCCGACTCGCTTTTTGGCCGGTATAAACCATTACTGGAAATTGATGTTCCTGCCGAGATAACAAAGTATCTGCTCTTTTCATTTAGAGGTGTACTTTCGATCCATTGCATGGTTACACCAATCTTTTCTTTTCCAGTGAGAAAGATATGATAAGGTCTGAGATCTACCTTTACCCAGCCTTTAGGTTCAATTACATCAAAAATTATGTCTTTTGATAGCGGAATCAATGCAGGCTCATTTCCGCCTATATCATAGAATTTCAGACGAAACTTCACGCTTTTAAACTGATTGCCAGTAACAAAAACGTTGAAATCTTTTAAAGAACTATTGTCATCGATTTTCATAATCATTCCTATTTCTCTGCCCAGAGCATCATTTATTTGTTCACCATGTACAAAAATTGCCCTGCTCGTCATTATCGCGCTGCTCCTTTTACCATATCTCTTTTCTTTAGGTTTTCCTGGAACTACAGTTACTTCCCTGAGTGTGATTTCAGTTTTCACTAAAGGCACGATCAGGGGTTCATTAAGCTTTATATTTTTACAGGGCAAAACTAAATCTGCGAATCCGAGACAAGAAATGATGAGTTCGTCCTTTTGAGGAGAGAATTGATCCATTTTAAATTCAATCTTAAACTGACCATTCTCATCCGAGACTGAACCAATGTTTTTCCCTTTAACGCCTATAGTTGCATAAGGAACCGATTCAACACCCGACATTATTCTGCCTGCTATAGTTTTGGTCTGTCCGTAAACATTAGGAAAAGAAATTAAACAGCAAAAAAGAAATAATTTTATCGACAAAGACATCAGGTAATTAATTTAAATAGCCTGATACCGATCAGGCTTGTTTTTCGGAATAACAAATTAAAAAGACAGACCTGTTGTCCAGGTCTGTCAGTCTAGATTAACAGCATTGACTCGAGCCTACTGTAAATCCGATACCGCTGCAATTGTGAGAAACACATAATGAATGTGAACATCCATTGATCAGTGAGAATAAATAACCACCTTGCAGATTTTTCATTTCATCATTTTTTAAGATGGAAGAAACTGTTTCCTTGTTGATTTTAAGAGTTTTTCTTTTCATGATTAAATTGTTTAATTTATTCAAATGTAATTTCCAGTAGTCTACTATTTTGACACTTTCGAATTTACTGACGCAGTATTGTCATTATACTGTCATTAAAATTGAACTATCCCGTTTTTTAAAAAAGATTTCTATCATAGTATAGAGATAGATTTGTTGTTTTGAACCCAGGCCTAACTGAAGGGAGATCAGCATAACCAGATTTTCTATAGCTGCCTGCGTTGTACTTTCTTTTAGAATCGCTCTGCATTGTTCCAGTAAATTATTTAATAAAATAA from Pedobacter sp. WC2423 carries:
- a CDS encoding carboxypeptidase-like regulatory domain-containing protein → MSLSIKLFLFCCLISFPNVYGQTKTIAGRIMSGVESVPYATIGVKGKNIGSVSDENGQFKIEFKMDQFSPQKDELIISCLGFADLVLPCKNIKLNEPLIVPLVKTEITLREVTVVPGKPKEKRYGKRSSAIMTSRAIFVHGEQINDALGREIGMIMKIDDNSSLKDFNVFVTGNQFKSVKFRLKFYDIGGNEPALIPLSKDIIFDVIEPKGWVKVDLRPYHIFLTGKEKIGVTMQWIESTPLNEKSRYFVISAGTSISSNGLYRPKSESAWTYPRHNLSMYLTADIY